The following coding sequences are from one Streptomyces sp. NBC_01294 window:
- the galU gene encoding UTP--glucose-1-phosphate uridylyltransferase GalU, with amino-acid sequence MTMLHPVIKKAVIPAAGLGTRFLPATKATPKEMLPVVDKPAIQYVVEEAVAAGLDDVLMITGRNKRPLEDHFDRNYELESALIAKGDDDRLKKVQESSDLATMHYVRQGDPRGLGHAVLCAEPHVGREPFAVLLGDDLIDPRDPLLRQMADIYARTGGTVIALMEVDPSSVHLYGCAAVEATDEEDVVRVTGLVEKPEPEDAPSNYAVIGRYVLNPAIFDILRETEPGRGGEIQLTDALQKLAADESVGGPVHGVVFRGRRYDTGDRGDYLRAIVRLACEREDLGPEFRTWLHRYVTEEM; translated from the coding sequence ATGACTATGTTGCACCCCGTGATCAAGAAGGCCGTGATCCCGGCCGCTGGCCTCGGTACGCGCTTTCTTCCCGCGACCAAGGCGACCCCGAAGGAAATGCTCCCGGTTGTGGACAAGCCGGCCATCCAGTACGTGGTCGAGGAAGCCGTGGCGGCAGGACTCGACGACGTCCTCATGATCACTGGGCGTAACAAGCGTCCGCTGGAAGACCACTTCGACCGGAACTACGAGCTGGAGTCGGCTCTGATCGCCAAGGGCGACGACGACCGGCTGAAGAAGGTCCAGGAATCCAGCGACCTCGCCACCATGCACTACGTCCGCCAGGGCGACCCGCGGGGCCTCGGCCACGCCGTGCTCTGCGCCGAGCCGCACGTCGGCCGCGAGCCCTTCGCCGTCCTGCTCGGCGACGACCTCATCGACCCGCGCGACCCGCTGCTGCGTCAGATGGCCGACATCTACGCCCGCACCGGCGGCACCGTCATCGCGCTCATGGAGGTCGACCCGTCCAGCGTCCACCTCTACGGCTGCGCCGCCGTCGAGGCCACGGACGAGGAGGACGTGGTCCGCGTCACCGGACTCGTCGAGAAGCCGGAGCCCGAGGACGCCCCCAGCAATTACGCGGTCATCGGACGCTACGTCCTCAACCCCGCGATCTTCGACATACTGCGGGAGACCGAGCCGGGCCGCGGTGGGGAGATCCAGCTCACCGACGCCCTGCAGAAGCTGGCCGCCGACGAGAGCGTCGGCGGTCCGGTGCACGGCGTGGTGTTCCGGGGCCGTCGCTACGACACCGGGGACCGCGGCGACTACCTCCGGGCCATCGTCCGCCTCGCGTGCGAGCGTGAGGACCTGGGACCGGAGTTCCGCACCTGGCTTCACCGTTACGTCACGGAGGAGATGTAG
- the glp gene encoding molybdotransferase-like divisome protein Glp: MSSSAPQDTGHRLWSVDEHLADVLATVRPLEPIELQLLDAQGCVLVEDVTVPVALPPFDNSSMDGYAVRTADVQGASEEFPAVLAVIGDVAAGSGELPTVGPGEAARIMTGAPLPPGAEAVVPVEWTDGGTGGGAAAGMSPASAAPEHASGEVRVHRAAEARAHVRARGSDVQAGDLALAAGTVLGPPQIALLAAIGRGTVRVRPRPRVVVLSTGSELVQPGEALTAGTIYDSNSFALAAAARDAGAIAYRVGAVADDADTLRSTIEDQLIRADLLVTTGGVSVGAYDVVKEALSSVGSGDAASGDAVGSGIDFRKLAMQPGKPQGFGVIGPDHTPLLALPGNPVSSYVSFELFVRPAIRALMGLPESEVRRPSVRAVLKADKALGSPAGRRQFLRGAYDAESGTVSPVGGSGSHLIAALAHADSLMVVPEDVTSVEPGTELEVVLLS; encoded by the coding sequence TTGAGCAGTTCCGCACCGCAGGACACCGGCCACCGTCTGTGGTCCGTGGACGAGCACCTCGCGGACGTCCTCGCGACCGTCCGGCCGCTGGAGCCCATCGAGCTCCAGCTGCTCGACGCCCAGGGCTGTGTCCTGGTCGAGGACGTCACCGTGCCCGTCGCCCTCCCGCCCTTCGACAACAGCTCCATGGACGGCTACGCCGTCCGCACGGCCGACGTCCAGGGTGCGAGCGAGGAGTTCCCCGCGGTGCTGGCGGTCATCGGGGACGTCGCGGCGGGCAGCGGTGAGCTGCCCACCGTGGGCCCCGGCGAGGCCGCCCGGATCATGACCGGCGCCCCGCTGCCGCCCGGCGCGGAAGCCGTCGTACCGGTCGAGTGGACCGACGGCGGCACGGGCGGCGGCGCGGCCGCGGGCATGAGCCCGGCCAGCGCCGCCCCCGAGCACGCGAGCGGCGAGGTACGGGTGCACCGCGCCGCCGAGGCCCGCGCCCACGTCCGAGCGCGCGGCAGCGACGTACAGGCCGGTGACCTGGCGCTGGCGGCCGGCACGGTCCTCGGGCCGCCGCAGATCGCCCTGCTGGCCGCCATCGGGCGCGGCACCGTACGGGTGCGGCCGCGCCCGCGCGTGGTGGTCCTGTCCACCGGCAGCGAGCTGGTCCAGCCCGGCGAGGCGCTCACCGCGGGCACGATCTACGACTCCAACAGCTTCGCGCTGGCCGCGGCCGCGCGGGACGCCGGGGCCATCGCCTACCGGGTCGGCGCCGTCGCGGACGACGCCGACACCCTGCGCTCCACCATCGAGGACCAGCTGATCCGGGCCGACCTGCTGGTCACCACCGGCGGGGTCAGCGTCGGCGCGTACGACGTGGTCAAGGAGGCGCTGTCCTCCGTCGGCTCGGGCGACGCGGCCTCCGGGGACGCGGTGGGGAGCGGGATCGACTTCCGCAAGCTCGCCATGCAGCCCGGCAAGCCGCAGGGCTTCGGAGTGATCGGCCCTGACCACACCCCGCTGCTGGCGCTGCCCGGCAATCCGGTCTCCTCGTACGTCTCTTTCGAGCTGTTCGTGCGTCCCGCGATCCGTGCCCTCATGGGGCTGCCGGAGTCCGAGGTCCGGCGGCCGAGCGTGCGGGCCGTGCTGAAGGCCGACAAGGCGCTCGGCTCCCCGGCCGGCCGCCGCCAGTTCCTGCGCGGCGCGTACGACGCCGAGAGCGGCACGGTCAGCCCGGTGGGCGGATCGGGCTCCCACCTGATCGCCGCGCTGGCGCACGCCGACTCGCTGATGGTGGTCCCGGAGGACGTCACCTCGGTGGAGCCGGGGACCGAGCTGGAAGTGGTACTGCTCAGCTGA
- the moaC gene encoding cyclic pyranopterin monophosphate synthase MoaC produces the protein MSTESRLTHIDEAGAARMVDVSGKDVTTRTARASGRVLVSPRVIELLRGEGVPKGDALATARIAGIMGAKKTPDLIPLCHPLAVSGVKVDLRVADDAVEILATVKTTDRTGVEMEALTAVAVAGLTVIDMVKAVDKGAVITDVRVEEKTGGKSGDWARS, from the coding sequence ATGAGTACCGAGAGCAGGCTCACCCACATCGACGAGGCCGGCGCGGCCCGGATGGTCGACGTCTCCGGGAAGGACGTCACCACCCGGACGGCGCGGGCCAGTGGACGCGTCCTCGTCTCCCCCCGGGTGATCGAGCTGCTGCGCGGCGAGGGCGTGCCCAAGGGCGACGCCCTCGCCACCGCGCGGATCGCCGGGATCATGGGGGCGAAGAAGACCCCCGACCTGATTCCGCTGTGCCACCCGCTGGCCGTCTCGGGCGTGAAGGTCGACCTGCGGGTCGCCGACGACGCCGTCGAGATCCTCGCCACCGTGAAGACGACCGACCGCACGGGCGTCGAGATGGAGGCGCTGACCGCCGTCGCGGTCGCCGGCCTCACCGTGATCGACATGGTCAAGGCGGTCGACAAGGGCGCGGTCATCACGGACGTCCGGGTGGAGGAGAAGACCGGCGGCAAGTCCGGCGACTGGGCGCGCTCGTGA
- a CDS encoding MogA/MoaB family molybdenum cofactor biosynthesis protein has product MGRALVVTASNRASQGVYADKGGPLLAEALEKLGFTVDGPRVVPDGDPVEQALREGVAAGYDVILTTGGTGISPTDRTPDATARVLDYEIPGIPQAIRAEGLAKVPTAALSRGLAGVAGHTLVVNLPGSTGGVRDGLAVLSRVLPHAVDQIRGGDHPRPAGPSGSSS; this is encoded by the coding sequence CTGGGCAGGGCCCTGGTCGTCACGGCCTCGAACCGGGCCTCGCAGGGCGTGTACGCCGACAAGGGCGGCCCGCTGCTGGCCGAGGCGCTGGAGAAGCTCGGCTTCACGGTGGACGGCCCGCGGGTCGTCCCCGACGGCGATCCCGTCGAGCAGGCGCTGCGCGAGGGCGTGGCCGCCGGGTACGACGTCATCCTGACCACCGGCGGGACCGGCATCTCGCCGACGGACCGCACCCCGGACGCCACGGCGCGGGTGCTGGACTACGAGATCCCGGGCATCCCGCAGGCCATCCGCGCCGAAGGCCTGGCGAAGGTGCCGACCGCGGCCCTGTCCCGGGGCCTGGCGGGCGTGGCCGGACACACCCTCGTCGTCAACCTTCCGGGCTCGACGGGCGGGGTGCGCGACGGCCTGGCCGTCCTGTCCCGCGTCCTGCCGCACGCCGTGGACCAGATCCGGGGCGGGGACCACCCCAGACCGGCGGGACCTTCCGGGAGCTCGAGCTGA
- a CDS encoding GNAT family N-acetyltransferase: MNGPSWPVVLTDGDVTLRPIKLRDQKDWREVNQRNRDWLRPWEATIPPPAPWGPVIQRPTYRQMVRHLRAEANAGRMLPFVIEYQGRLVGQLTVAGITWGSMCAAHVGYWVDRDVAGRGVMPTAVAMAIDHCFGKVGLHRIEVCIRPENGPSRRVVEKLGLREEGLRPRYLHIDGAWRDHLVYAITVEEVPEGLLRRWHRARHSQSPPK; this comes from the coding sequence CTGAACGGCCCCTCCTGGCCGGTCGTCCTGACGGACGGCGATGTCACGCTCCGGCCGATAAAACTGCGGGACCAGAAGGACTGGCGCGAGGTCAACCAGCGCAACCGCGACTGGCTGCGGCCGTGGGAGGCCACGATTCCGCCGCCCGCGCCGTGGGGGCCGGTGATCCAGCGGCCCACGTACCGCCAGATGGTCCGCCACCTGCGGGCGGAGGCGAACGCGGGCCGGATGCTGCCCTTCGTCATCGAGTACCAGGGCCGGCTGGTGGGCCAGCTGACGGTCGCCGGCATCACCTGGGGCTCGATGTGCGCGGCGCACGTCGGCTACTGGGTGGACCGCGACGTGGCGGGCCGCGGCGTGATGCCGACGGCGGTCGCGATGGCGATCGACCACTGCTTCGGGAAGGTCGGCCTGCACCGGATCGAGGTGTGCATCCGCCCCGAGAACGGGCCGAGCCGGCGGGTCGTGGAGAAGCTGGGCCTGCGCGAGGAGGGGCTGCGGCCGCGCTACCTCCACATCGACGGGGCCTGGCGCGACCACCTCGTCTACGCGATCACGGTGGAGGAGGTGCCGGAGGGGCTGCTGCGCCGCTGGCACCGGGCCCGCCACTCGCAGTCCCCGCCGAAATAG
- the sepX gene encoding divisome protein SepX/GlpR yields MSSSGLIYAVIVGAWAAYLVPMWLRRQDELNEARPTERFSTAIRLLSGRAGMERRYAKGLRERGDEEAGPQPHADPDAATETVNSVDADARAFVVPPTRAEPRPAAAEREQRAERARREQRLQVLARRRRTTALLFLVFTLGAVVAAVGGLRYLWAPAVPALLLSTYIVHLRVQERRRYEFTMDRRRAEAAARQLRENRPRRREPESTGSPGVTAGAEPDPAPPVSPQEAGRRALVEQTDHAEWVDQQRERERGPARGDSWEPVPVPLPTYVTAPVAPRATGPATPDAWSATRSSTAEPTEPRLRAQPAAPKPDPKPQTTPRPRGQGGGRTPLFDQYESDDRPRAANE; encoded by the coding sequence GTGAGCAGCAGCGGCCTCATCTACGCAGTCATTGTCGGGGCCTGGGCCGCCTACTTGGTGCCCATGTGGCTCCGGAGGCAGGACGAGCTGAACGAGGCTCGTCCGACGGAACGCTTCTCCACCGCCATTCGGCTGCTTTCCGGCCGGGCGGGAATGGAGCGCCGTTACGCCAAGGGGCTGCGTGAGCGCGGTGACGAGGAGGCGGGGCCCCAGCCCCACGCGGACCCGGACGCCGCGACGGAAACGGTGAATTCCGTCGACGCCGACGCCCGGGCCTTCGTCGTGCCCCCGACCAGGGCGGAGCCGAGACCGGCCGCCGCCGAACGGGAGCAGCGCGCGGAGCGGGCCCGGCGCGAACAGCGCCTCCAGGTCCTCGCACGCCGCCGGCGCACCACCGCACTCCTCTTCCTGGTCTTCACCCTCGGCGCGGTCGTCGCGGCGGTGGGCGGACTGCGCTACCTGTGGGCCCCCGCCGTGCCCGCCCTGCTGCTGAGCACGTACATCGTGCACCTGCGGGTCCAGGAGCGACGGCGCTACGAGTTCACCATGGACCGCCGGCGCGCCGAGGCGGCCGCGCGACAGCTGCGGGAGAACCGCCCGCGCCGCCGCGAGCCCGAGTCCACCGGAAGCCCGGGCGTGACCGCGGGCGCCGAACCGGACCCCGCGCCACCGGTCTCCCCGCAGGAGGCCGGGCGGCGCGCGCTGGTCGAGCAGACCGACCACGCGGAGTGGGTGGACCAGCAGCGCGAGCGCGAACGCGGCCCCGCCCGCGGTGACAGCTGGGAGCCGGTCCCGGTCCCGCTGCCGACGTACGTGACGGCCCCGGTCGCCCCCCGCGCCACCGGCCCCGCGACGCCGGACGCCTGGAGCGCGACCCGGTCGAGCACGGCCGAGCCGACGGAGCCCCGCCTGCGCGCCCAGCCCGCGGCCCCCAAGCCGGACCCGAAGCCCCAGACCACTCCGCGCCCGCGCGGCCAGGGCGGCGGCCGCACTCCGCTGTTCGACCAGTACGAGAGCGACGACCGCCCGCGCGCCGCGAACGAGTGA
- a CDS encoding CoA transferase, with translation MTIGDERDSGTAQAWAALGGAPELVERVRYTGVGDLGEGPLPVGELARATVGVCGLAAAELAAVRDGGASGDALRLVVDEGAVATAFVSERHLRVEGRVPVTFAPLSGFWQAADGWVRTHANYPHHEAALVRALRLPSSTPEALRAAVAGRAAVEVQELVYARGGLAVAVAREYGEPQPLVEAVRETGVRGRALGRAPEGRPAAGVRVLDLTRVIAGPVATRTLGVLGADVLRIDPPGLPEADDAYADTGFGKRSARLDLGRAHDRAVFEGLLAEADVVVTGYRPGALERHGLGARELLERRPGLVVAELCAWGWRGPWAGRRGFDSLVQAGYGIAARCGVDGVPGVLPAQALDHGTGYLVAAGVLRALAEGGGRGLRFSLAGTGSWLVRGLAGGGSGSGGGSESGGGPAAGGGLGGGYAAGPWLRETGSGYGVLRYAASPFGEWGVGPSRWGADRAVWLPR, from the coding sequence ATGACGATCGGTGATGAGCGGGACAGTGGAACGGCCCAGGCCTGGGCGGCCCTTGGCGGCGCACCGGAGCTCGTGGAGCGGGTGCGGTACACCGGGGTCGGTGATCTCGGGGAAGGGCCGCTGCCGGTAGGGGAATTGGCGCGGGCAACCGTCGGAGTGTGCGGGCTGGCCGCGGCGGAGCTGGCCGCAGTGCGGGACGGGGGCGCGTCGGGGGACGCCCTTCGCCTCGTCGTGGACGAAGGCGCCGTGGCGACGGCGTTCGTCAGCGAACGGCATCTGCGGGTCGAGGGCCGGGTGCCCGTCACCTTCGCCCCGCTGTCCGGTTTCTGGCAGGCGGCGGACGGCTGGGTCCGCACGCACGCCAACTACCCGCATCACGAAGCCGCGTTGGTACGGGCGCTCCGGCTGCCGTCCTCGACACCGGAGGCGCTGCGCGCCGCGGTGGCGGGGCGGGCGGCCGTCGAGGTGCAGGAGCTCGTGTACGCGCGGGGCGGGCTGGCCGTCGCCGTCGCCCGGGAGTACGGGGAGCCGCAGCCGCTGGTCGAGGCCGTACGGGAAACCGGGGTACGGGGACGGGCGCTCGGGCGGGCCCCGGAGGGCCGGCCTGCGGCCGGGGTGCGGGTGCTGGACCTGACCCGGGTCATCGCCGGGCCCGTCGCGACGCGGACGCTCGGGGTGCTGGGGGCGGACGTCCTGCGGATCGACCCGCCGGGGCTGCCGGAGGCGGACGACGCGTACGCGGACACCGGGTTCGGGAAGCGGTCGGCGCGGCTGGACCTCGGGCGGGCGCACGACCGGGCGGTCTTCGAGGGGCTGCTGGCCGAAGCCGACGTGGTGGTGACGGGGTACCGGCCGGGGGCGCTGGAACGCCACGGGCTCGGCGCGCGGGAGCTGCTGGAGCGCAGGCCCGGGCTGGTGGTGGCCGAGCTGTGCGCGTGGGGGTGGCGGGGGCCGTGGGCGGGGCGGCGGGGGTTCGACTCGCTGGTGCAGGCGGGGTACGGGATCGCCGCGCGGTGCGGGGTGGACGGTGTGCCGGGGGTGCTGCCGGCGCAGGCGCTGGACCACGGGACGGGGTATCTCGTGGCGGCCGGTGTGCTGAGGGCGCTGGCGGAGGGGGGTGGGCGGGGGCTGCGGTTCTCGCTGGCGGGGACGGGGTCGTGGCTGGTGCGGGGGTTGGCCGGCGGGGGGTCGGGCTCCGGTGGGGGGTCGGAGTCCGGCGGTGGGCCGGCGGCCGGCGGGGGGCTGGGCGGGGGGTATGCGGCGGGGCCGTGGCTGAGGGAGACGGGGTCGGGGTACGGGGTGCTGCGGTACGCCGCCAGTCCCTTCGGGGAGTGGGGGGTGGGGCCGTCGCGGTGGGGGGCGGACCGGGCCGTCTGGCTCCCGCGGTAG
- a CDS encoding GNAT family N-acetyltransferase, whose product MSHRIQLRTVPYDHPDAVKLNDQVQLEYQERYDGEGDVTFLDPAMFAAPHGLYLLAYDATDTPVASGGWRSQDENDEGYSDGDAELKRMYVVPDARGLGLARRILAVLEEDARAAGRLRMVLETGDQQPEAIALYLSSGYTPSPKFGHYRFHASSRCMAKPLKSSPAGV is encoded by the coding sequence ATGTCTCACCGGATCCAGCTCCGCACCGTGCCGTACGACCACCCGGACGCGGTCAAACTCAACGACCAGGTCCAGCTCGAGTACCAGGAGCGGTACGACGGTGAGGGCGACGTCACCTTCCTGGACCCGGCGATGTTCGCCGCACCGCACGGCCTGTACCTCCTGGCGTACGACGCCACGGACACCCCGGTGGCGAGCGGCGGCTGGCGCAGCCAGGACGAGAACGACGAGGGCTACTCGGACGGCGACGCCGAACTCAAGCGCATGTACGTCGTCCCGGATGCCCGCGGCCTGGGCCTGGCCCGCCGGATCCTGGCGGTCCTGGAGGAGGACGCCCGCGCGGCGGGCCGCCTGCGGATGGTCCTGGAAACGGGCGACCAGCAGCCGGAGGCGATAGCCCTCTACCTCTCCTCCGGCTACACCCCGTCCCCCAAATTCGGCCACTACCGCTTCCACGCCTCCAGCCGCTGCATGGCCAAGCCCCTGAAATCCAGCCCCGCCGGCGTTTGA
- a CDS encoding exodeoxyribonuclease III — protein MITVTSVNVNGIRAAAKKGFGAWLQGSDADVVCLQEVRAEEGQIPEEVRTPEGWHTVFAPAAAKGRAGVALYTRRAPERVQVGFGSEEFDTAGRYLEIDLPGVTVASLYLPSGEAGTEKQDEKYRFMAEFLPYLAALKVRAAADGREVVVCGDWNICHQEADLKNWKTNRKNAGFLPEEREWLGKVYADAGYVDVVRELHPDTEGPYSWWSYRGRAFDNDAGWRIDLQVATPGLAGRAVKAFVERAETHPERWSDHAPVTVVYELGALGS, from the coding sequence TTGATCACTGTGACGTCCGTGAATGTGAACGGGATCCGCGCTGCCGCCAAGAAGGGCTTCGGGGCGTGGCTCCAGGGTTCCGACGCCGATGTGGTCTGCCTCCAGGAGGTACGGGCCGAGGAAGGGCAGATTCCGGAGGAGGTCCGGACTCCCGAGGGCTGGCACACCGTCTTCGCGCCGGCCGCGGCCAAGGGGCGGGCCGGGGTCGCGCTCTACACGCGCCGCGCGCCCGAGCGGGTGCAGGTCGGGTTCGGCAGTGAGGAATTCGACACCGCCGGGCGGTATCTGGAGATCGATCTCCCCGGTGTGACCGTGGCCAGCCTCTACCTGCCCTCGGGCGAGGCCGGGACGGAGAAGCAGGACGAGAAGTACCGGTTCATGGCGGAGTTCCTGCCGTACCTGGCGGCGCTGAAGGTGCGGGCCGCCGCCGACGGCCGCGAGGTCGTGGTGTGCGGTGACTGGAACATCTGCCACCAGGAGGCCGACCTCAAGAACTGGAAGACGAACCGGAAGAACGCGGGCTTCCTCCCCGAGGAGCGCGAGTGGCTCGGGAAGGTGTACGCGGACGCCGGGTACGTGGACGTGGTGCGGGAGCTGCACCCCGACACGGAGGGGCCGTACTCCTGGTGGTCCTACCGGGGGCGGGCCTTCGACAACGACGCCGGCTGGCGCATCGACCTCCAGGTGGCGACCCCCGGGCTGGCCGGCAGGGCCGTGAAGGCGTTCGTGGAGCGGGCCGAGACGCACCCCGAGCGCTGGTCCGACCACGCGCCCGTGACCGTCGTCTACGAGCTGGGTGCGCTGGGTTCCTGA
- a CDS encoding MerR family transcriptional regulator gives MAKDETQAKTVREYRTEELARAAGIPVRTLRFYRERKLLAPPRREGRIAWYDDHHLARLRTIAALLERGHTLGGIAELTAAFENGRDVGQLGELLGIGWSEETPVRLTPEALADYFEGEVTPENLAASLDLGYVAVDGDAIVHVSRRLLDVSSALVREGVPLAAVLETGRRVREHADAMALLFTELISTHIAQDALTRLRPLAKSVVEAELTMAMDRLLASAAGSAGPAGPARQEPSAPSS, from the coding sequence GTGGCGAAGGACGAGACGCAAGCGAAGACGGTGCGCGAGTACCGCACGGAGGAACTGGCCCGGGCGGCCGGCATCCCGGTCCGCACCCTGCGCTTCTACCGCGAGCGCAAACTGCTCGCACCGCCCCGCCGCGAGGGGCGGATCGCCTGGTACGACGACCACCACCTGGCCCGGCTGCGCACCATCGCCGCCCTGCTGGAGCGCGGCCACACCCTCGGCGGCATCGCCGAGCTGACCGCCGCCTTCGAGAACGGCCGCGACGTCGGCCAGCTCGGCGAGCTGCTCGGCATCGGCTGGTCGGAGGAGACCCCGGTGCGGCTCACCCCGGAGGCCCTGGCCGACTACTTCGAGGGCGAGGTCACCCCGGAGAACCTGGCGGCCTCCCTGGACCTCGGCTACGTCGCCGTCGACGGCGACGCGATCGTGCACGTCAGCCGGCGCCTGCTGGACGTCTCCTCGGCCCTGGTCCGCGAGGGCGTGCCGCTGGCGGCGGTCCTGGAGACCGGCCGCCGCGTCCGCGAGCACGCGGACGCGATGGCCCTGCTGTTCACCGAGCTCATATCGACCCACATCGCACAGGACGCGCTCACCCGGCTGCGCCCGCTGGCCAAGAGCGTGGTCGAGGCCGAGCTGACGATGGCGATGGACCGCCTCCTGGCCTCCGCCGCCGGTTCCGCCGGTCCTGCCGGTCCTGCCCGTCAGGAACCCAGCGCACCCAGCTCGTAG
- a CDS encoding flavin-containing monooxygenase yields the protein MGGKGGREGREHVRVAVIGSGFGGLGAAVRLRREGITDFVVLERADSVGGTWRDNSYPGCACDVPSHLYSFSFAPNPDWPRTFSGQPAIRAYLEHVADTFGLRRHIRLDSEVLMMRWDADELRWEIETAQGELTADVVVSATGPLSEPKLPEVPGLPGFPGKVFHSARWDHDYDLGGKRVAMIGTGASAIQIVPAIAPDVERLTLFQRTPPWVMPRTDRAISAVERWLHRQLPFTRAARRGLLWGIRELQVSAFTKRPNQLGLVEALAKANMARSIKDPELRAKLTPSYRIGCKRILLSSEYYPALARTNVDLVASGLKEVRGSVLVAADGTETEVDAIIFGTGFHVTDMPIADRVVGAEGKTLADEWKDGMQSLRGATAAGFPNWMTIIGPNTGLGNSSMILMIESQLNYMADYLRQLGMLGGKAALAARPSAVNKWNRQVQARMERTVWNTGGCTSWYLDAQGRNTTVWPGTTGEFRKETRTVDLAEYEVVRVGERERVPVTVGAGAAALPGALSPDPRASHAGGAEGSNADGAAEGVA from the coding sequence ATGGGCGGCAAGGGCGGGCGCGAGGGGCGCGAGCACGTACGAGTGGCGGTGATCGGCTCCGGATTCGGCGGACTCGGGGCCGCCGTGCGGCTGCGGCGCGAGGGGATCACGGACTTCGTCGTCCTGGAGCGCGCCGACTCGGTCGGCGGAACCTGGCGGGACAACAGCTATCCGGGATGTGCCTGCGACGTTCCGTCGCACCTGTACTCCTTCTCCTTCGCGCCGAATCCGGACTGGCCGCGGACCTTCTCCGGGCAGCCCGCCATCCGGGCGTACCTGGAGCACGTCGCGGACACCTTCGGGCTGCGCCGGCACATCCGGCTCGACTCCGAGGTCCTGATGATGCGCTGGGACGCGGACGAGCTGCGCTGGGAGATCGAGACCGCACAGGGCGAGCTGACCGCCGACGTGGTGGTCTCGGCGACCGGTCCGCTGTCCGAGCCGAAGCTGCCGGAGGTGCCGGGGCTCCCCGGATTCCCCGGCAAGGTCTTCCACTCCGCGCGCTGGGACCACGACTACGACCTGGGCGGCAAGCGCGTCGCCATGATCGGTACGGGGGCCTCCGCGATCCAGATCGTGCCGGCCATCGCCCCCGACGTGGAGCGCCTGACGCTCTTCCAGCGGACCCCGCCGTGGGTGATGCCGCGCACCGACCGGGCGATCTCCGCGGTGGAGCGCTGGCTGCACCGGCAGCTGCCCTTCACCCGCGCCGCGCGCCGGGGACTGCTGTGGGGCATCCGGGAGCTCCAGGTCAGTGCTTTCACCAAGCGGCCTAACCAGCTCGGACTCGTCGAGGCGCTCGCGAAGGCCAACATGGCCCGGTCGATCAAGGACCCGGAGCTGCGCGCCAAGCTGACGCCGTCCTACCGGATCGGCTGCAAGCGGATCCTGCTCTCCAGCGAGTACTACCCGGCGCTGGCGCGGACGAATGTGGACCTGGTGGCCTCCGGGCTGAAGGAGGTCCGGGGCTCGGTCCTGGTCGCGGCCGACGGGACCGAGACCGAGGTCGACGCGATCATCTTCGGTACCGGCTTCCACGTCACGGACATGCCGATCGCCGACCGGGTGGTGGGGGCGGAGGGCAAGACCCTCGCGGACGAGTGGAAGGACGGGATGCAGTCGCTGCGCGGGGCGACCGCGGCCGGCTTCCCCAACTGGATGACGATCATCGGCCCGAACACCGGGCTCGGGAACAGCTCGATGATCCTGATGATCGAGTCGCAGCTCAACTACATGGCCGACTACCTGCGGCAGCTGGGCATGCTGGGCGGGAAGGCCGCGCTCGCCGCCCGCCCCTCCGCCGTGAACAAGTGGAACCGGCAGGTGCAGGCCCGGATGGAGCGGACGGTGTGGAACACCGGCGGCTGTACCAGCTGGTACCTGGACGCGCAGGGCCGCAACACGACGGTCTGGCCGGGTACGACGGGTGAGTTCCGGAAGGAGACCCGGACGGTCGACCTTGCCGAGTACGAGGTCGTACGGGTGGGGGAGCGCGAGCGGGTCCCCGTCACGGTGGGGGCGGGTGCGGCGGCGTTGCCGGGGGCGCTGTCCCCGGACCCCCGCGCCTCACACGCCGGCGGGGCTGAAGGGTCGAACGCCGACGGGGCTGCGGAGGGTGTCGCGTGA